One genomic window of Magnolia sinica isolate HGM2019 chromosome 3, MsV1, whole genome shotgun sequence includes the following:
- the LOC131240011 gene encoding serine/threonine-protein kinase OXI1-like, protein MDDAEQSPPLDLRDLKALSVLGRGAKGIAFLVQTRSPSTETLALKAISKSKIEKKKSDDAYRRIWFERDVLKTLHHPLLPNLHGFLETEKIVGFVIQYCSGGNLSALRSKQTEKMFSDDIIRFYAAELVIALEYLHGLGIVYRDLKPENVLIQENGHLMLIDFDLSTKITVKSPENLPIHPKRSENRVEKAVPIKKNRFPLFYCCSSGIQEANPTVAPVRVGNNSVESANSGKSNSFVGTEDYVAPEIIQGNGHDFSVDWWSLGVLLYEMLYGQTPFRGCNRKETFYRILTKAPELVGEQTPLRDLIRRLLEKEPEKRISSDGIKAHEFFRGVDWETVPRISRPPYIPEWRADVEETEGILEIDMEKYAENVFGVTDDAEKDRSLEKSKSVWVDGLSHPPNTADFSIF, encoded by the exons ATGGACGACGCCGAGCAATCTCCACCTTTAGATCTCCGCGACCTCAAAGCCCTCTCCGTCCTCGGCCGAGGAGCCAAAGGCATCGCCTTCCTCGTCCAGACGCGATCCCCCTCCACCGAAACCCTAGCCCTTAAAGCCATCTCCAAATCCAAAATCGAGAAGAAGAAATCCGACGACGCCTACCGTCGGATCTGGTTCGAACGCGACGTACTGAAGACGCTCCACCACCCTCTCCTTCCCAACCTCCATGGCTTCCTCGAGACGGAGAAGATCGTCGGGTTCGTAATCCAGTATTGTTCCGGCGGGAATCTCAGCGCACTGAGGAGCAAACAGACCGAGAAGATGTTCTCAGACGACATTATACG GTTTTACGCGGCCGAGTTAGTCATCGCATTGGAGTATTTGCACGGATTGGGAATCGTCTACAGAGATTTGAAGCCAGAGAACGTTCTAATCCAAGAAAACGGCCATTTGATGCTGATCGATTTCGATCTCTCCACGAAAATAACCGTAAAATCGCCGGAGAATCTCCCGATTCATCCGAAGAGATCGGAAAATCGCGTCGAGAAAGCAGTCCCCATCAAGAAGAACCGCTTCCCGCTGTTTTATTGCTGCAGTTCCGGCATTCAGGAGGCGAACCCGACCGTCGCCCCCGTCAGAGTGGGCAATAACTCGGTGGAGTCGGCTAATTCGGGGAAGTCGAACTCGTTCGTGGGGACGGAGGATTACGTGGCGCCGGAAATCATCCAAGGGAACGGCCACGATTTCTCCGTGGATTGGTGGAGCCTGGGCGTATTACTCTACGAGATGCTGTACGGTCAGACCCCATTCCGTGGATGTAATCGGAAGGAGACGTTTTACCGGATTCTGACAAAAGCGCCGGAGTTGGTCGGAGAACAGACGCCGTTGAGGGATTTGATTCGGAGGTTGTTGGAGAAGGAGCCGGAGAAGAGGATTTCCAGCGACGGCATAAAGGCGCATGAATTTTTCAGAGGGGTAGACTGGGAAACGGTTCCGCGAATATCGAGGCCGCCGTATATTCCGGAATGGAGGGCAGATGTGGAAGAGACGGAGGGtattttggaaattgatatggAGAAGTATGCAGAGAACGTTTTTGGTGTAACTGATGACGCGGAGAAAGACAGGTCGTTGGAGAAGAGTAAGAGCGTTTGGGTGGATGGTTTGAGCCATCCTCCAAATACGGCTGATTTTTcgattttttga